In a single window of the Podarcis raffonei isolate rPodRaf1 chromosome 14, rPodRaf1.pri, whole genome shotgun sequence genome:
- the LOC128401754 gene encoding tigger transposable element-derived protein 1-like, with translation MGPKKTAAAEAGERKKEKVTLEMKKEIIRKHDGGMRVTDLAREYGRNPSTIGTILKMREKILATDVAKGVTRIVKNRPAVLEEVEKLLLIWLEEKQRAGDTVTEAVICEKAKALHADLVRQQPGTSGEPEVFKASRGWFDWFKTRSGIHSVVRHGEAASSDVPAAEDFAAEFLEWLSSKELRDICQKWKDVQAFAQRHHPDKDLTRDLANTFDTRVMSSFREVLKRRMKQQTMDRFFSKKQRVEEEPSSSCPPES, from the exons atggggcccaagaagactgctgctgcagaggccggcgagaggaagaaggagaaggttacgctggaaatgaagaaggagatcatccggaagcacgacggtggaatgcgtgtgacagacctcgccagggagtacgggaggaatccatcgaccatcgggaccatcctgaagatgagggagaagatccttgcgactgatgtaGCCAaaggagtcaccaggatcgtgaagaaccgcccagctgttctggaggaggtggagaagttgctgctcatctggttagaagagaagcagcgtgcaggggacacagtgactgaggccgtcatttgtgagaaggccaaggccttgcacgcagacctcgtccggcaacagccaggaacctcaggtgagccagaagtcttcaaggcaagcagaggctggtttgactggttcaagacaagatctggaatccacagcgtggtcaggcatggagaggctgccagttctgatgttcctgcggctgaagactttgcagcggagttcctggag tggctgtcctccaaagaactgagggacatttgccagaagtggaaagatgtgcaggcttttgcacagcggcaccaccctgacaaggacctgacacgtgaccttgcgaacacttttgatacgagggtcatgtcgtctttcagggaggtgctgaaaaggcggatgaagcagcagaccatggacaggttctttagcaagaagcaaagagtggaagaggaaccttcttcgagttgtcccccagagtcttag